From the genome of Candidatus Roizmanbacteria bacterium, one region includes:
- a CDS encoding ABC-2 family transporter protein: MNRYLKFYSAIFKISFNNFLAFRLDAFLNTIFSSGIWAFFNVFSMYLVTLRVNSAFGWKTGELLLISCIYNIVIGVFSTFFARGFSQFSDLIDRGKFDLFLLRPIDSQFYVSLHTASINSMVRTLLGTVLASWIITIYKIPVTLTGIALFIVGALFAIFLLYSLLFMLNTLVIWAPKLDNINELFYTLRSLGRYPRETFRQLGEFGFVMISPFVLIMSTPAKLLLGKASLYDFGELILLTFAMFVLSRLFWKFALRFYTSASS; encoded by the coding sequence ATGAATCGTTACCTAAAATTTTACAGCGCCATCTTTAAGATCAGCTTCAATAATTTTCTGGCATTCAGATTAGATGCATTTTTAAATACTATCTTTTCCTCAGGAATCTGGGCCTTCTTTAATGTTTTTTCAATGTATCTTGTGACTCTTAGGGTTAATTCTGCATTTGGTTGGAAGACCGGCGAGCTTTTGTTGATCTCCTGCATCTACAACATAGTAATAGGTGTATTCAGTACGTTTTTCGCTCGTGGATTTAGTCAATTTTCTGACTTAATAGATAGGGGTAAGTTCGATTTATTTTTACTTAGACCGATCGATTCACAGTTTTATGTCTCGCTTCATACAGCAAGCATAAACAGTATGGTAAGAACTTTGCTTGGCACTGTGCTGGCTTCTTGGATAATTACCATCTATAAAATTCCAGTCACCCTTACAGGAATCGCTCTTTTTATTGTTGGAGCTTTGTTTGCAATTTTTCTTCTATACTCACTTCTTTTTATGTTGAACACCTTAGTGATCTGGGCGCCGAAGCTAGACAACATTAATGAACTCTTTTACACGCTTCGCTCACTCGGACGCTACCCTCGGGAAACTTTTCGACAGCTCGGAGAGTTTGGTTTCGTAATGATTTCACCTTTTGTGTTAATTATGAGTACCCCTGCCAAACTATTGTTGGGAAAGGCGAGTTTATATGATTTTGGCGAACTCATATTACTAACATTTGCTATGTTTGTCCTTTCACGTCTATTCTGGAAGTTCGCACTCCGCTTCTACACCAGTGCAAGCAGCTAA
- a CDS encoding ABC-2 family transporter protein: MWFLIAFINPLVLLLFWQGVLSADQTLHGWNINSIRTYYLLLIIAQAGLMNHVELYVAYIDIKQGELIRELLRPFPYLLIRSISESPWRILQMSYALITVTLLAVFLKIPIELSNVPVIITLSLLVALNAFAISFMFKMILGLTAFWMTNIDSILETNDVLIFALSGLIIPINLFPTWMFYIAKATPFPYILYYPITAFIGLYNTSELLHIILIQFGWILGFTVIYKVMWKQGLRKFSGIGQ; encoded by the coding sequence TTGTGGTTTCTCATTGCCTTTATCAATCCTCTAGTTCTACTTCTATTTTGGCAAGGGGTACTTTCGGCCGACCAAACTCTGCATGGATGGAATATAAACAGTATTAGAACATACTACCTACTACTCATAATCGCGCAGGCGGGACTTATGAATCATGTAGAGCTTTATGTAGCGTATATCGATATTAAGCAGGGGGAGCTGATCCGTGAACTTCTCAGGCCATTTCCATACCTACTGATAAGATCAATCTCTGAGTCTCCATGGAGAATTCTTCAGATGTCATACGCTCTTATAACTGTGACCCTACTTGCAGTCTTCCTGAAGATTCCTATTGAGCTGAGTAATGTTCCGGTCATAATCACTCTATCGTTACTTGTCGCACTTAACGCGTTCGCAATATCGTTTATGTTTAAAATGATCTTGGGACTAACGGCTTTCTGGATGACGAACATAGATAGTATTCTTGAGACCAACGACGTGCTGATATTTGCGTTAAGCGGCCTGATTATCCCGATTAATTTATTTCCTACATGGATGTTCTATATTGCGAAGGCTACACCATTTCCTTACATACTCTACTATCCTATAACAGCCTTCATTGGACTCTACAATACGAGCGAACTTCTCCACATCATACTTATTCAGTTTGGTTGGATACTAGGTTTTACGGTTATATATAAGGTTATGTGGAAACAAGGATTAAGAAAGTTTTCTGGGATAGGACAATAA
- a CDS encoding ABC transporter ATP-binding protein, which translates to MPIIDVKNLSKSFKIYKKEPGLSGALKSLFSRKYEDKMAVNDVSFTIEEGELIGFIGPNGAGKTTTLKMLSGLLYPSSGSVSVLDQTPFDRKKDFLKQISLVMGQKNQLWWDLPAMDTFLLNKEIYEISDTDFKERVEELSELLDVKEIMHVQVRKLSLGQRMKCELMAALLHRPKILFLDEPTIGLDVVVQEKLRDFIKDYNLKYKATILLTSHYMRDVKHLCKRVVVINYGEIIYDGDLDRLMTEYAKKNDRDVDDVIRRFFQHKQKKV; encoded by the coding sequence ATGCCAATCATTGACGTAAAAAATCTTTCTAAGTCCTTCAAGATATATAAAAAGGAACCGGGTCTAAGCGGAGCGTTGAAGTCTCTCTTCTCGCGTAAGTATGAGGATAAGATGGCGGTAAATGACGTTTCATTTACAATTGAGGAGGGGGAGCTCATCGGGTTTATAGGACCAAACGGAGCAGGGAAGACCACAACCCTGAAAATGCTCTCAGGACTTCTTTACCCTTCGAGCGGATCGGTCTCCGTCTTAGATCAAACTCCTTTCGATCGCAAGAAGGATTTTCTCAAACAAATCTCGCTAGTTATGGGACAAAAGAATCAACTCTGGTGGGATCTTCCCGCGATGGACACCTTTTTGCTAAATAAGGAGATCTATGAAATCTCCGACACTGACTTTAAGGAGAGAGTCGAGGAGTTATCGGAACTTTTGGATGTTAAGGAAATAATGCATGTTCAGGTGCGTAAATTGTCTCTCGGTCAGCGGATGAAGTGCGAACTCATGGCCGCACTGCTTCACCGTCCAAAGATTCTGTTTCTAGACGAGCCAACCATAGGACTAGATGTTGTAGTGCAGGAGAAACTACGAGACTTTATCAAAGACTACAACCTCAAATATAAGGCGACAATACTTCTCACAAGTCACTATATGCGAGATGTTAAGCACCTATGCAAACGAGTTGTAGTAATTAACTACGGTGAGATTATCTATGACGGCGATCTCGATAGACTGATGACCGAGTACGCGAAAAAGAATGATCGGGATGTAGATGATGTTATCAGGCGCTTCTTTCAGCACAAACAGAAAAAGGTATGA
- a CDS encoding tyrosine-type recombinase/integrase, with protein MGIREAILRFLEYSELDRNLSLKTVKMYGYYLGFFQDWLLKNKMPDFADRVKAGEQPDYEIEKITEEDIRSFRLYLSHNYKNPHKGPLARQTQTYFLVALRSFLKYLSKQRFKVIPAEVIELGKSRDRKIKHLEEDKLTLLFKSVDVKNEMGVRDRALLEMLFSTGLRVSELVALNRDKINLQSGEIGVIGKGGKARVVFLTTDAKEWLRKYFDIRKDPYNPLFIRYSGPTSGEGLNSEKQRLSVRSIERLIEKYRKKAGLVEKIGPHVLRHSYATDLLSHGADIRSVQMMLGHSNISTTQIYTHITDPKLKEIHAKYHSGNK; from the coding sequence ATGGGAATAAGAGAAGCGATACTGCGGTTTTTGGAGTACTCGGAGCTTGATCGTAATCTCTCCCTAAAGACCGTAAAAATGTATGGGTACTATCTTGGGTTCTTCCAAGATTGGCTGTTGAAAAATAAGATGCCAGACTTTGCCGATCGCGTGAAGGCTGGTGAGCAACCAGATTATGAGATAGAAAAAATTACTGAGGAGGATATCCGCAGTTTTCGTCTCTATCTTTCACATAACTACAAAAATCCCCACAAAGGACCTCTTGCAAGGCAGACTCAGACATATTTCTTAGTAGCGCTTCGATCTTTCTTAAAGTATCTCTCAAAGCAAAGATTCAAGGTTATTCCTGCTGAGGTAATTGAACTTGGTAAATCCCGAGATAGAAAGATCAAGCATCTTGAAGAAGACAAACTCACCTTACTTTTTAAGAGCGTGGACGTTAAGAACGAAATGGGAGTGCGAGACCGAGCTTTGCTTGAGATGTTGTTCTCTACGGGTCTTCGTGTATCTGAGCTGGTTGCGCTTAATCGAGATAAAATCAATTTGCAAAGCGGTGAGATAGGAGTTATTGGTAAAGGTGGCAAGGCACGCGTTGTGTTTCTCACCACAGATGCGAAGGAATGGCTAAGAAAATATTTTGATATTCGCAAAGATCCCTATAATCCCCTTTTTATTCGATACTCAGGTCCGACCTCTGGCGAAGGTCTCAACAGTGAGAAGCAAAGATTATCTGTGAGATCAATAGAGCGGCTCATTGAGAAGTATCGAAAGAAAGCGGGTCTTGTAGAGAAAATTGGACCCCACGTTTTGAGACATTCATACGCTACCGACCTTCTTTCACATGGTGCAGATATTCGATCCGTTCAGATGATGTTGGGTCATAGCAATATTTCAACGACTCAGATCTATACCCATATTACAGATCCAAAACTTAAGGAGATCCATGCGAAGTACCACAGCGGTAACAAGTAA
- a CDS encoding DUF2079 domain-containing protein yields the protein MKKILWFFISVYIIFFSTFSVLRYRNMYANYFDLGIMHHVVYNSYKALQTGDFGRFLEHTDPTGPTQLIRSAVHNDIILALFAPLYFLYPSPEVLLVTQSVVLGLGALAVYGIGMHVLKKITHPELYSLIFAVSYLFYVPLQLANRFDFHSVVLSTSFLLFMFYYWLEKKHSWSLLFLVLSLITKEQVGLTTALFGIYVVLLNLKFKIFNLNSNFKFLISNYKTDKNIRFGLLVSTFSVVWVLFSFFVMIPFFRGEGHFATSRYENINIISTLFRKSTFEYLWNLFAPLGFLSLLSPVILIALPEFAINLLSQEANMRSVVFHYTAVITPFIFISAIYGLRRAYRLSPHVAHLFFGIALLYSAYFSITMSPLPYSVQRDLYVFSPQKNAKDAREWEYRLQDDSIPVAATGNVGTFLSSRRKFYYFSQYYDLADYVIIRPSEIFTYHDKETLIPVYQKLVRDLRYVLIDKRENFEVYKRL from the coding sequence ATGAAGAAGATACTCTGGTTTTTTATCTCTGTCTACATAATCTTCTTCTCTACCTTTTCTGTCCTTCGGTATCGCAATATGTATGCCAACTACTTCGATCTGGGAATAATGCATCATGTTGTGTACAACAGTTATAAAGCTTTACAGACTGGAGATTTTGGGAGATTTTTAGAGCATACCGATCCCACAGGTCCCACGCAGCTCATTCGCTCAGCCGTTCACAACGATATTATTCTCGCTCTTTTTGCACCGTTGTATTTCCTTTATCCATCTCCTGAGGTACTGCTCGTTACGCAGTCTGTAGTTCTTGGACTGGGAGCGTTGGCGGTATATGGGATAGGAATGCATGTGCTGAAAAAAATTACGCATCCCGAACTGTACTCACTTATTTTTGCAGTTAGTTATCTCTTCTACGTGCCTCTACAGCTCGCTAATCGTTTCGACTTTCATTCGGTGGTACTCAGCACTTCATTTCTATTATTCATGTTTTATTATTGGCTCGAGAAAAAGCATTCATGGAGTTTGCTTTTTTTAGTTTTGAGTTTGATCACCAAGGAGCAGGTGGGGCTAACAACAGCATTATTTGGAATATATGTTGTGTTACTGAATTTAAAATTTAAAATTTTTAATTTAAATTCAAACTTTAAATTTCTAATTTCAAATTATAAAACAGACAAAAATATAAGGTTTGGGTTGCTCGTATCTACTTTCAGTGTAGTCTGGGTTCTGTTCTCATTTTTCGTGATGATCCCCTTTTTCAGAGGGGAAGGTCACTTCGCCACCAGTAGGTATGAAAATATCAATATAATCTCTACGTTATTTAGAAAGAGCACCTTCGAGTATCTGTGGAACCTGTTTGCACCACTTGGATTTTTGTCTTTGCTCTCCCCTGTGATTTTAATTGCATTGCCAGAGTTCGCAATTAATCTTCTCTCGCAAGAAGCAAACATGAGGAGTGTGGTTTTTCACTACACGGCAGTTATTACTCCATTTATTTTTATCTCAGCAATATATGGTCTTCGAAGAGCATATCGTCTCTCACCTCATGTCGCTCATTTATTCTTCGGTATCGCACTTTTATATTCAGCATATTTCTCCATCACTATGAGCCCACTTCCTTATTCAGTACAGAGGGATCTCTATGTGTTCTCTCCACAGAAAAATGCAAAGGATGCTCGAGAATGGGAGTATAGGCTTCAAGACGATTCTATCCCCGTTGCAGCAACCGGGAACGTCGGCACATTCTTGAGCTCTCGCCGAAAGTTCTATTACTTTTCGCAATATTACGATCTTGCCGATTATGTTATCATAAGACCTAGTGAGATCTTTACATACCACGATAAAGAAACGCTAATTCCGGTCTATCAAAAGCTCGTCCGCGATCTACGGTATGTGCTAATAGATAAGAGGGAAAACTTTGAGGTATACAAACGTTTATAA
- a CDS encoding glycosyltransferase family 2 protein has protein sequence MISVIVPFHNEKENLPALLERLNKVLGGLKEKSEIILVDDGSTDEYAVDAKVVVHRKQLGKGRALETGLANSKGDVIVFMDADLQDSPEEIPLFLEEIEKGSDLVNGWRKKRIDPISKTLPSSIFNAILLKPLLHSTFHDINCGFKAMRREVLEEIPLYGDNYRFLPILAHQRGFKTSEVVVTHSPRLKGKSKYGVKRIMYGLFDTVTTYFVFKFSEKPLHFFGPIGGVAFILGSIITLELTIERLFYGVELYKRPLLLAGIFLIIIGLQVILTGVLAELIVFLHKSKYQNSNIK, from the coding sequence ATGATTAGCGTTATTGTTCCATTCCACAACGAAAAAGAAAATTTACCGGCTCTTCTTGAGCGTCTCAACAAAGTTCTTGGTGGTCTTAAGGAAAAGAGTGAAATCATCTTGGTCGATGATGGATCTACCGATGAGTATGCTGTAGATGCAAAGGTCGTCGTGCATCGCAAACAGCTAGGGAAGGGCCGAGCCTTAGAGACCGGACTTGCCAACTCGAAAGGGGACGTGATTGTTTTTATGGACGCAGATCTTCAGGATAGTCCTGAAGAAATACCGCTTTTTCTGGAGGAGATCGAAAAAGGTTCGGACCTCGTCAATGGATGGAGAAAGAAAAGGATTGATCCGATCTCTAAGACTCTGCCTTCATCGATCTTTAACGCTATACTGCTTAAGCCGCTCCTCCACTCTACCTTTCACGACATCAACTGTGGTTTTAAGGCGATGCGTCGAGAGGTACTTGAGGAAATTCCACTCTATGGTGATAATTATCGATTTTTACCAATACTTGCTCATCAGCGAGGCTTTAAAACATCTGAGGTAGTTGTAACGCACTCCCCTCGTCTCAAGGGTAAGTCTAAGTACGGTGTGAAGAGAATTATGTACGGACTTTTTGATACCGTTACCACCTACTTTGTATTTAAGTTTTCCGAAAAGCCTCTGCACTTTTTTGGTCCTATCGGTGGGGTTGCTTTTATTCTCGGATCGATAATTACTCTCGAGCTAACAATTGAGCGATTATTCTATGGTGTTGAGTTATATAAGAGGCCTCTTCTTCTTGCCGGAATTTTCTTGATCATTATTGGTCTACAGGTTATCTTGACGGGAGTACTCGCAGAACTAATAGTGTTTTTGCACAAATCTAAATATCAAAATTCCAATATCAAATAA
- a CDS encoding DMT family transporter, with protein MNPFLAIIIANVIMGVTAPIMKMGLTEIPPFILAFIRFASASLLIAPFVVSRWQPLAKKDWALLLLAGISGIGLHIGFFFLGLQRTQSIVAPVIASSGPVILYAIALFFLREKFNLKKFYGMIISLGGIMTIVLAPLILNGTVVHHQQSIGNLLLFVATIFGVLHAFFIKKLSGKVGALQISLVVFVSGALCFLPFTFGEMQSWSIEEVTARGWFALLFGIFFVSLGAYTLIHYALNKINASDVGMFAYMDPVVALLVAWPLLGEKPDIFYFIGSLLVFGGIYLAEGRLHWHPFHKLKDSF; from the coding sequence ATGAATCCATTTCTCGCAATCATAATAGCGAATGTAATCATGGGCGTGACGGCGCCAATTATGAAGATGGGACTTACTGAGATTCCACCTTTTATATTGGCATTTATTCGCTTTGCAAGCGCATCACTACTGATCGCTCCATTTGTCGTTTCTCGCTGGCAACCACTTGCTAAGAAGGATTGGGCTCTTCTATTACTCGCCGGAATAAGCGGTATAGGACTTCATATAGGGTTTTTTTTCCTAGGATTGCAGCGAACTCAAAGTATTGTCGCGCCGGTAATTGCCTCTTCAGGTCCTGTTATTTTGTACGCGATTGCACTGTTTTTTTTGCGTGAAAAATTTAACCTCAAAAAATTCTATGGAATGATTATTTCACTGGGAGGAATTATGACGATAGTTCTTGCGCCTCTAATTCTCAATGGCACAGTAGTCCACCATCAACAATCTATTGGAAACTTACTTTTGTTTGTTGCAACTATTTTTGGAGTTCTTCACGCATTCTTTATTAAGAAGTTGTCAGGAAAGGTCGGAGCACTACAAATATCTCTTGTAGTTTTTGTATCAGGAGCTCTATGTTTTTTACCGTTCACATTCGGCGAGATGCAGAGTTGGTCAATTGAGGAAGTCACCGCACGTGGTTGGTTTGCCTTATTGTTTGGAATATTTTTTGTTTCTCTTGGTGCGTATACCTTAATTCATTACGCACTAAATAAAATCAACGCATCAGACGTTGGAATGTTCGCCTATATGGATCCGGTTGTAGCGCTTCTTGTTGCATGGCCATTGTTGGGTGAAAAGCCTGATATTTTCTACTTTATCGGTTCCCTGTTGGTTTTTGGTGGAATATATCTTGCCGAGGGACGACTACACTGGCATCCGTTTCATAAGCTCAAGGATAGTTTTTAA
- the galE gene encoding UDP-glucose 4-epimerase GalE has product MAKVLITGAGGYIGVNTAKLFLAAGYTVVALDNFSQGFKQPLELLQKEFGQEKLFIYSADLTVDGGAEVFAKEPGIDAVLHFAALLNVGESMHVPEKYFTNNVIGTQKLLQQVIISHIQRFIFSSSCTVYGEVNNPPVDETFPLQRPASAYGATKKICEEILEWYDQLGKLKYISLRYFNVCGASDDGVLGDAKRETFGLMQNAIKGALGLKQFELNYQKVSTPDGSPVRDYINVVDLADAHVKAYEYLVKNDKSEVFNLGTGTGNSVLQVINEIKRVMGVDFPVADSAQRRIGEVAQIFANYSKAKSLLGWEPTHSLEQSIKTLAKFYKDHPNGWNH; this is encoded by the coding sequence ATGGCAAAGGTATTAATTACTGGAGCGGGTGGATATATCGGCGTTAACACGGCTAAGCTATTTTTGGCTGCGGGATACACTGTTGTTGCGCTCGATAATTTTTCTCAAGGATTCAAACAGCCTTTAGAACTACTACAGAAAGAGTTTGGTCAAGAGAAGCTTTTCATCTACTCAGCCGATCTAACCGTAGACGGTGGTGCCGAGGTCTTTGCAAAAGAACCCGGTATAGATGCTGTCTTGCACTTTGCTGCTCTGCTCAATGTTGGTGAGAGTATGCATGTTCCTGAAAAATATTTCACGAATAACGTTATTGGCACGCAGAAACTATTACAGCAAGTTATCATTAGTCATATTCAACGCTTCATCTTTAGTAGTAGTTGTACTGTCTATGGAGAAGTGAACAATCCTCCTGTTGACGAAACTTTTCCTCTTCAACGACCGGCAAGTGCATACGGAGCCACAAAAAAAATATGTGAAGAAATACTTGAGTGGTATGATCAATTGGGAAAACTGAAATACATTTCACTTCGATACTTCAATGTTTGTGGTGCAAGCGACGATGGTGTTCTTGGAGATGCTAAGCGAGAGACATTTGGACTCATGCAAAATGCGATCAAGGGAGCCTTAGGACTCAAACAATTCGAACTTAATTATCAGAAGGTCTCAACTCCAGATGGGAGTCCTGTTCGGGACTATATAAACGTTGTTGATCTTGCAGATGCCCATGTGAAGGCCTATGAATATCTAGTAAAAAATGATAAAAGCGAGGTCTTTAATTTAGGAACAGGAACCGGCAACAGCGTACTACAGGTAATAAATGAGATAAAGCGAGTGATGGGTGTTGATTTTCCTGTTGCTGACTCAGCACAAAGACGAATTGGTGAAGTTGCACAAATTTTTGCGAACTACTCGAAGGCAAAGTCACTTCTTGGCTGGGAGCCAACCCACTCACTAGAGCAAAGCATTAAGACGCTCGCAAAGTTCTATAAAGATCATCCAAACGGTTGGAATCATTAG
- a CDS encoding phage holin family protein, with amino-acid sequence MGLVVNLFISTAAVLISSYIIPGIHVADLYTAVILAVVLGILNTVIKPILILLTLPITILTLGLFTLIINAGLVILAGNIVPGFSVNGFWPALLFSITLSIVGGFLNSMKKSD; translated from the coding sequence ATGGGACTTGTTGTAAATCTATTTATTAGTACCGCCGCTGTTCTCATTTCCTCATATATAATCCCTGGAATCCACGTAGCCGATCTTTATACCGCAGTTATTCTAGCAGTAGTTCTTGGAATTCTTAATACCGTTATCAAACCAATTCTTATTCTTCTTACTCTTCCCATAACCATTCTTACGCTCGGACTTTTTACACTCATCATAAACGCAGGATTGGTAATACTTGCGGGAAACATTGTGCCTGGGTTTTCGGTGAATGGATTTTGGCCCGCTCTTCTATTCAGTATCACTCTGTCAATCGTCGGAGGCTTCTTAAACTCAATGAAAAAAAGCGACTAA
- a CDS encoding NTP transferase domain-containing protein, translating to MSGAHVAAIILAAGKGTRMKSTTENKVALPFHGKPIIKYAVEVMQSVASEVVVVVGSLAETVKISLEGMKVTYAYQADQLGTGHALQVGFKELEIKKPDMILVGYGDHMMFYKSARLNDLVALHQNEGASLSLLTAIYDDPNSLAWARVLRNEKKEVIGLAEQKDATDDQRSIQEINPGMYCFSYDFLEEYLPQITKSAVTQEYYLTELLELAYDHGKKIVALPVPFEEVGIGINRPEELDKSQNLYNKVSKS from the coding sequence ATGTCTGGTGCTCATGTTGCCGCTATTATTTTAGCCGCAGGTAAAGGAACGCGAATGAAATCAACCACCGAAAATAAGGTTGCTCTCCCCTTTCATGGTAAGCCAATTATCAAGTACGCAGTCGAGGTAATGCAGTCTGTAGCGTCTGAGGTCGTAGTTGTCGTGGGTTCTTTGGCCGAGACGGTGAAAATCTCACTTGAGGGTATGAAAGTTACTTATGCCTATCAAGCAGATCAACTTGGGACCGGCCATGCGCTTCAGGTTGGATTCAAGGAACTGGAAATCAAAAAGCCGGATATGATCCTTGTTGGATACGGGGACCACATGATGTTTTATAAATCTGCAAGGTTGAATGATTTGGTTGCACTTCACCAAAATGAGGGAGCTTCTTTGTCGTTGTTGACAGCAATATACGACGATCCAAATAGTCTTGCTTGGGCAAGAGTACTAAGAAATGAAAAAAAAGAGGTTATCGGATTAGCTGAGCAGAAAGATGCGACAGATGACCAGCGAAGTATTCAAGAAATTAATCCTGGAATGTACTGTTTTAGTTATGATTTTCTTGAGGAATACCTCCCACAGATTACAAAGTCAGCGGTAACTCAAGAGTACTATCTTACCGAACTTCTGGAGCTCGCATATGATCATGGAAAGAAGATCGTCGCGCTTCCCGTACCATTTGAGGAAGTAGGAATTGGAATCAATCGACCTGAGGAGCTTGATAAGAGCCAAAATCTTTATAATAAGGTAAGTAAGTCTTAG
- a CDS encoding HIT family protein has translation MHNHAPDNYKCPLCISISGIESEDTMMMQDDIFYKDDLVSAAINSKFVGNNPGHVIIFPNVHYENFYDMPAEVDQQIMKIAKRVAVALKDLRKCEGITLQQNNEPDGGQHALHYHMHIFPRYKDDKLLENMSNVRISLPSERLDYANELVEYFEKNGS, from the coding sequence ATGCACAACCATGCTCCAGACAATTACAAATGTCCTCTGTGTATCTCTATTTCGGGAATCGAAAGTGAAGATACTATGATGATGCAGGATGATATTTTTTACAAAGACGATCTCGTCAGCGCTGCTATCAACTCCAAGTTTGTAGGAAATAACCCAGGGCACGTAATCATATTTCCCAATGTGCATTATGAAAACTTCTACGATATGCCTGCTGAGGTAGATCAGCAAATAATGAAGATTGCAAAACGTGTTGCAGTTGCTTTAAAAGATCTTAGAAAGTGTGAGGGAATTACCTTACAACAGAACAATGAACCTGACGGAGGACAACACGCGTTACATTATCATATGCACATCTTCCCTAGATATAAAGATGACAAGTTGCTTGAGAACATGAGTAATGTACGAATTTCCTTACCAAGTGAAAGACTGGACTATGCAAACGAACTAGTGGAGTACTTCGAGAAAAATGGAAGCTAA
- a CDS encoding glycosyltransferase family 39 protein produces MSLDKKAILLITLAFLARVINLNQSLWLDETTTANVVMRYGYLDIITKFSPHDFHPPLYYLFVKFWTNIFGYSEIALRMPSVIASLLTGWVVYQIVVKSIRSIKSVKSTAIWAAAFFLFNPLVVYYSQEARMYAIVTLLVTLIFWSVTKLPFGSAQGKLVTSYKFKARHIILANIFIALSLATFYGSIFFIASLYLYLVLKKEFKLLTYLLPGTVLASTILSPLFIVQLKNSGEVLKAIPNWSLTLGKANLKNLFLIPIKLTSGRISFEPKWLYYGISGVWVAYIGYWLAQLGLQTKKYDQYFFYLKMPVFLGFAISFYKPLLQYFRFIYILPFFSMLLAVAIYKSWHRYLMVGGFIVFSLIYLLGPSFHREDWKSLVADLPSNHVCSLPSSFDPLHYYNSKLITSDARSCTTSKGDVIVVPYAEEIYGFDTTAYMKQKKYILSKEVSFRGVEYQIWKR; encoded by the coding sequence ATGAGTTTAGATAAAAAAGCAATATTGCTAATTACCCTCGCGTTTTTGGCTAGAGTTATAAATCTAAATCAATCACTCTGGCTTGATGAAACAACTACTGCCAATGTCGTAATGAGGTATGGATACTTAGATATTATTACAAAGTTTTCTCCTCACGACTTTCATCCCCCACTTTATTATTTATTTGTAAAATTTTGGACGAATATATTTGGTTACTCGGAAATAGCTCTGAGAATGCCGTCGGTAATCGCTTCGCTTTTGACTGGGTGGGTTGTATACCAGATAGTCGTAAAGTCTATAAGGTCTATAAAGTCCGTAAAGTCGACTGCGATTTGGGCAGCTGCTTTTTTTCTATTCAATCCCCTTGTAGTTTACTACTCGCAGGAAGCGAGAATGTATGCGATCGTAACGCTCCTGGTCACATTAATTTTCTGGAGCGTTACAAAGTTACCCTTCGGCTCCGCTCAGGGCAAGCTGGTTACAAGTTACAAGTTTAAAGCTAGGCACATAATTTTGGCTAATATTTTTATCGCACTATCGCTGGCCACATTTTATGGCTCGATATTTTTTATAGCATCTTTATATCTCTATTTAGTTTTAAAGAAAGAATTCAAATTACTGACGTATCTGTTACCTGGAACAGTGCTTGCTTCGACAATTCTCTCCCCTCTTTTTATAGTTCAGCTAAAAAATTCTGGAGAGGTTTTAAAGGCTATTCCTAATTGGTCGCTGACCCTAGGTAAAGCAAATCTCAAGAATTTATTTTTGATTCCAATAAAGCTTACAAGTGGTCGCATTAGTTTTGAACCAAAGTGGCTATATTATGGGATTTCTGGCGTTTGGGTTGCTTATATCGGATATTGGTTAGCGCAATTAGGGTTACAAACAAAAAAGTACGATCAATATTTTTTCTATCTTAAAATGCCTGTGTTTTTAGGATTTGCAATCTCTTTTTATAAGCCACTATTACAGTACTTCAGATTTATCTACATACTTCCTTTTTTTTCGATGTTGCTCGCAGTCGCTATTTATAAAAGCTGGCATCGATACCTGATGGTTGGAGGTTTCATTGTTTTTTCGCTAATCTATCTATTAGGACCTTCATTTCATAGAGAAGATTGGAAATCTTTGGTTGCAGATCTTCCGTCAAACCATGTCTGCTCACTCCCCTCGTCATTTGATCCGCTTCATTACTACAACTCTAAACTCATAACTAGTGATGCACGATCATGCACGACTAGTAAAGGTGATGTCATAGTTGTACCATACGCAGAGGAGATTTACGGCTTTGATACTACAGCATATATGAAGCAGAAAAAATACATATTGAGTAAGGAAGTTTCATTTAGAGGCGTTGAGTATCAGATATGGAAAAGATAA